From Pandoraea norimbergensis, the proteins below share one genomic window:
- a CDS encoding fumarylacetoacetate hydrolase family protein, which translates to MDFEFPLKALPEVMRGPRVERRRILLGGSAFWGTMIEDGSLRGQLRLDDGRVVDPQTVAHLPPVDPSKIIAVHISYRSRSMETRNKPKPTDTPTYFTKPPTSLNGHGGQILKPADCKYLNYESEYAVVISRTCRNVLPDEAWDYIEGFCPALDMGLQDFRDTDQGSMLRVKGADTLLPIGPGIVRGVNLFEQTLRTYRNGLVVQEAHIGGETIWGPHYVIADIARHITLMPGDVILMGTPCHSRSVDAGDLVECEITGLGRLSGRVVGIEAPRAAALGVGHAPTDSPEVRRVALGFDERVPEHFKENYRRAANKA; encoded by the coding sequence ATGGATTTCGAATTTCCGCTGAAAGCACTCCCCGAAGTCATGCGAGGACCACGTGTTGAGCGCCGGCGCATCTTGCTGGGCGGCAGCGCGTTCTGGGGCACGATGATCGAAGACGGCTCGCTGCGCGGTCAGTTGCGTCTCGACGACGGCCGCGTCGTTGATCCGCAAACGGTGGCGCATCTGCCGCCTGTGGACCCGTCGAAGATCATCGCGGTGCATATCTCGTATCGTTCGCGCAGCATGGAGACGCGCAACAAGCCGAAGCCGACCGATACGCCAACGTATTTCACCAAGCCGCCGACTTCGCTCAATGGCCATGGCGGGCAGATTCTCAAGCCTGCCGATTGCAAGTATCTGAACTACGAGAGCGAGTACGCGGTAGTGATCAGCCGGACGTGCCGCAACGTATTGCCCGACGAGGCGTGGGATTACATCGAAGGCTTCTGCCCGGCGCTCGACATGGGGTTGCAGGACTTTCGCGATACCGATCAGGGATCGATGCTGCGTGTGAAGGGCGCGGATACGCTGTTGCCGATCGGTCCCGGCATCGTGCGCGGCGTGAATCTGTTCGAGCAGACATTGCGCACGTATCGCAACGGACTGGTCGTGCAGGAAGCGCACATCGGCGGCGAGACGATCTGGGGCCCGCATTACGTGATCGCGGACATCGCGCGTCACATCACGCTGATGCCGGGCGACGTGATCCTGATGGGCACGCCATGCCATTCGCGCTCGGTCGATGCGGGCGATCTGGTCGAGTGCGAGATCACCGGGCTGGGCCGACTGTCAGGCCGGGTCGTCGGCATCGAAGCGCCGCGTGCGGCGGCGCTCGGCGTGGGACATGCGCCGACCGATAGCCCGGAAGTACGCCGTGTTGCGCTGGGCTTCGATGAGCGTGTACCGGAGCATTTCAAAGAGAACTACCGGCGCGCGGCAAATAAGGCGTAG
- a CDS encoding DODA-type extradiol aromatic ring-opening family dioxygenase, which translates to MGQIVGAALVSHHPGLMQCEEFRVLQGAGADSDLIAGYTRVRERIAAAKPDVVLIFDSHWFTTGYHLIDGGARYSGMYVSDEMPWYLHGVPYDYRGHPELALAVEAVAREKGVRARAVQHPDLPRHYPTINVIKQMRLDAWPIVTVSSCQNCETEHFLQSGEVIGEAIRRSDLRVVMLASGALSHKFNGIDWKPTHPRIFHESNVSRPENIESDKRAIEAFREGRHDQILADWDSDYRKRPWEAHGAHYLQMVGALGGAACRSKGVVLSDYENARGTGNVHIWFDGDDSASSNARQA; encoded by the coding sequence ATGGGACAGATCGTCGGCGCGGCATTGGTGTCGCACCATCCCGGCCTGATGCAGTGCGAGGAATTCCGCGTCTTGCAGGGCGCAGGCGCGGATTCGGATTTGATCGCCGGGTACACGCGAGTGCGCGAGCGAATTGCGGCGGCGAAGCCGGATGTCGTGCTGATCTTCGATTCGCACTGGTTCACGACCGGCTATCACTTGATCGACGGCGGAGCGCGCTATTCCGGCATGTACGTCTCGGACGAAATGCCGTGGTATCTGCACGGCGTGCCGTATGACTATCGTGGTCATCCGGAACTGGCGCTCGCGGTGGAAGCCGTAGCGCGCGAGAAGGGCGTGCGCGCGCGTGCCGTGCAGCATCCCGATTTGCCGCGTCACTATCCGACGATCAACGTCATCAAGCAGATGCGCCTCGATGCGTGGCCGATCGTGACCGTGAGCTCGTGCCAGAACTGCGAGACGGAACACTTCCTGCAATCGGGGGAAGTGATCGGCGAGGCCATTCGCCGCAGCGATTTGCGCGTGGTGATGCTGGCGTCCGGCGCGCTGAGTCACAAGTTCAACGGCATCGACTGGAAGCCCACGCATCCGCGCATTTTTCACGAGAGCAACGTGTCGCGCCCGGAGAACATCGAGAGCGACAAGCGCGCGATCGAAGCGTTTCGCGAGGGACGTCATGACCAGATTCTGGCGGACTGGGACAGCGACTATCGCAAGCGTCCGTGGGAAGCCCACGGCGCGCACTATCTGCAAATGGTCGGTGCGTTGGGCGGCGCTGCATGTCGAAGCAAGGGCGTGGTGCTCTCCGATTACGAAAACGCGCGCGGCACCGGCAACGTGCATATCTGGTTCGATGGCGATGACAGCGCGAGCAGCAACGCGCGTCAGGCCTGA
- a CDS encoding aldehyde dehydrogenase family protein, which produces MSASRFDVAGIPVSPDHFIDGRRVASPDTFECVSPIDQSLLGHIASGNLAHVDAAVTSAAQAFPAWAALGAAARQPYLQRFADAIGRRAEAFATLESHDAGVLRSRMAHGVVPRAMQNITWFAEHALTLQDRVIETPQARHLVRHDPAGVVAIITPWNSPLMLATWKIGPALASGNTVVLKAPEWAPLTSSLLADCAEEAGLPPGVFNLLQGSGAVTGAALVSDSRLARISFTGSVTTAKWIAKTAAANLVPCSLELGGKSAFIVLADADLDAAAATAALMYRNAGQVCLAGTRLLVHADVAQRFTETLRTLVESLVVGDPREAATEVGPIIHPRQLERVEGFVERAVAGGARVLWGGKRHAFGAQYFAPTLLTDLRQRDEIVQQEVFGPVLTLQTFRSDDDVVDMANGTDFGLGGVCYGDEAHAIAIAQRVRTGFIWVNSFGIRDLAAPFGGIKRSGVGREGGEWSFEFFCDVKDVVVPKQPFKASFSHR; this is translated from the coding sequence ATGAGCGCTTCCCGTTTTGACGTCGCCGGTATTCCGGTGTCGCCAGATCATTTCATCGACGGACGACGCGTGGCGTCGCCGGATACGTTCGAATGCGTTTCCCCCATCGATCAATCGCTGCTCGGCCATATCGCCAGCGGCAATCTCGCGCACGTGGACGCCGCCGTCACCTCGGCAGCACAGGCGTTCCCTGCTTGGGCGGCGCTGGGCGCGGCTGCACGCCAGCCGTATCTGCAACGCTTTGCCGACGCGATCGGGCGTCGTGCCGAAGCGTTCGCCACGCTGGAGAGCCACGATGCGGGTGTGTTGCGCTCGCGCATGGCGCACGGCGTGGTGCCGCGCGCGATGCAAAACATCACTTGGTTTGCCGAGCATGCACTGACGTTGCAGGACCGCGTGATCGAGACCCCGCAGGCGCGCCATCTCGTGCGGCACGACCCGGCCGGTGTGGTGGCCATCATCACGCCGTGGAATTCGCCGCTGATGCTCGCGACGTGGAAGATCGGTCCGGCGCTCGCGTCCGGCAACACCGTAGTGCTCAAGGCGCCCGAATGGGCACCGCTCACGTCGTCGCTATTGGCCGACTGTGCGGAAGAGGCGGGGTTGCCGCCCGGCGTATTCAACCTGTTGCAGGGCTCGGGTGCGGTGACGGGGGCGGCGCTGGTGAGCGATTCGCGGCTCGCACGGATCTCGTTCACAGGCTCGGTGACGACGGCGAAGTGGATCGCGAAAACGGCCGCCGCGAATCTGGTGCCGTGCAGCCTCGAACTCGGCGGCAAGTCGGCCTTCATCGTGCTCGCCGACGCCGATCTTGACGCTGCCGCCGCCACGGCCGCGCTGATGTATCGCAACGCGGGGCAGGTGTGTCTCGCGGGCACACGACTGCTCGTGCATGCCGACGTCGCGCAACGTTTCACCGAGACGCTGCGTACGCTGGTCGAAAGCCTCGTCGTGGGCGATCCGCGTGAAGCGGCAACGGAAGTCGGGCCGATCATTCATCCGCGTCAGCTTGAGCGTGTGGAGGGTTTTGTCGAGCGTGCTGTCGCTGGCGGCGCGCGCGTGCTGTGGGGTGGCAAGCGTCATGCGTTCGGCGCGCAGTATTTCGCACCAACGCTGCTCACCGACTTGCGTCAACGCGACGAGATCGTGCAGCAGGAAGTCTTCGGGCCGGTGCTCACGTTGCAGACGTTCCGCAGCGACGACGATGTGGTTGACATGGCCAACGGCACCGATTTCGGGTTGGGTGGCGTCTGCTATGGCGACGAGGCGCATGCCATCGCCATCGCGCAACGCGTGCGCACGGGCTTCATCTGGGTCAACAGTTTTGGCATTCGCGATCTCGCGGCGCCGTTCGGCGGGATCAAGCGCTCGGGCGTAGGCCGCGAAGGCGGCGAATGGAGCTTCGAGTTCTTCTGCGACGTGAAGGATGTCGTCGTGCCGAAACAGCCGTTCAAGGCGAGCTTCAGCCATCGCTGA
- the hpaI gene encoding 4-hydroxy-2-oxoheptanedioate aldolase produces MKTPPNAFKQALANRQRQIGLWMGLATPYAAELCAGSGFDWIVIDGEHAPNDLRSTLAALQAVAPYPSHPVVRLPQGDAVLIKQVLEIGATTLLVPMVESADMAAALVSAMRYPPQGTRGVGSGLARSSRWNRYDDYLHAANDTACLLVQVETAEALAQVDAIASVDGVDGVFIGPADLAASMGYLGQATHPDVRKAIEDGIARIRAAGKPAGILCVDETLARHYLDLGVTFIAVGIDTSLLANASRALAAKFADSAD; encoded by the coding sequence ATGAAAACGCCCCCGAATGCCTTCAAGCAGGCGCTCGCCAACCGGCAGCGCCAGATCGGCCTGTGGATGGGACTCGCCACACCGTACGCCGCCGAGCTGTGCGCCGGCAGCGGCTTCGACTGGATCGTGATCGACGGCGAGCACGCGCCTAACGATCTGCGCTCGACGCTCGCGGCCCTTCAGGCGGTCGCGCCTTACCCGTCGCATCCGGTCGTGCGTCTGCCGCAGGGCGATGCGGTACTCATCAAGCAGGTGCTCGAAATCGGCGCGACGACGTTGCTCGTGCCGATGGTCGAATCCGCCGACATGGCGGCGGCGCTGGTCAGCGCCATGCGCTATCCGCCGCAGGGCACGCGCGGTGTCGGCAGCGGGCTCGCCCGCTCGTCGCGTTGGAATCGCTACGACGACTATCTGCATGCAGCGAACGACACGGCGTGTCTACTGGTGCAGGTGGAAACCGCCGAAGCGCTCGCGCAGGTCGATGCCATCGCGTCGGTCGACGGCGTCGACGGGGTGTTCATCGGCCCGGCGGATCTGGCCGCGTCGATGGGCTATCTCGGGCAGGCGACGCATCCGGACGTGCGCAAGGCCATCGAAGACGGCATCGCGCGCATTCGCGCTGCCGGCAAACCGGCCGGCATCTTGTGTGTTGACGAGACGCTGGCGCGCCACTACCTCGACCTCGGCGTGACGTTTATTGCCGTCGGCATCGACACGTCGCTGCTCGCCAATGCGAGCCGTGCGCTCGCCGCCAAGTTTGCCGACTCGGCAGATTGA
- the hpaH gene encoding 2-oxo-hept-4-ene-1,7-dioate hydratase: protein MLDASIHQALARELHDAERSRTPVTQFSRRYPDITIADSYAIQQAWLALKYAEGRRVIGHKIGLTSRAMQVAAQITEPDHGTLLDDMLVADGATLEAGRFIVPRLEVELAFILAKPLKGPGVTLFDVLDATAWVTPALELIDGRIELFDRDTQTPRKVFDTIADNAANAAIVLGGRPVKPDAIDLRWTGALLYRNGVIEESGLSAAVLNHPANGVAWLANKLGAFDEGLQAGEIVLAGSFTRPVACKAGDVFHADYGPLGAIGVRFV from the coding sequence ATGCTGGATGCGTCGATTCATCAAGCCCTTGCCCGCGAGTTGCACGACGCCGAGCGTAGCCGCACGCCGGTGACGCAGTTCTCGCGCCGCTATCCCGACATCACCATTGCCGACAGCTACGCGATTCAGCAAGCGTGGCTCGCGCTGAAATACGCGGAAGGCCGGCGTGTGATCGGCCACAAGATCGGACTGACCTCGCGCGCGATGCAGGTGGCCGCGCAAATCACCGAACCCGACCACGGCACGCTGCTTGACGACATGCTCGTCGCCGATGGCGCAACGCTCGAAGCGGGGCGCTTCATCGTGCCGCGTCTCGAAGTGGAGCTAGCGTTCATTCTGGCCAAACCGCTCAAGGGCCCCGGCGTCACGCTGTTCGATGTGCTGGACGCCACGGCATGGGTCACACCCGCGCTCGAGCTGATCGACGGCCGCATCGAGCTGTTCGACCGCGACACGCAGACACCGCGCAAAGTGTTCGACACCATTGCCGACAACGCGGCCAATGCCGCCATCGTGCTGGGCGGGCGCCCGGTCAAACCGGATGCCATCGATCTGCGCTGGACGGGGGCGTTGCTCTATCGCAATGGCGTGATCGAAGAGTCGGGCCTGAGTGCCGCAGTGCTGAATCACCCGGCCAACGGTGTCGCGTGGCTTGCTAACAAGTTGGGTGCCTTCGACGAAGGCTTGCAGGCGGGCGAGATCGTGCTCGCCGGGTCGTTCACGCGACCGGTCGCCTGCAAGGCGGGCGATGTCTTTCATGCCGATTACGGCCCCTTGGGGGCGATCGGTGTGCGCTTCGTCTGA
- a CDS encoding TonB-dependent receptor family protein, giving the protein MKMSERRRASAPATFSAAAMLPAARLPRATACAAALLMATLGVAHAQQASDAANGASAASTTRAANEAKADVELGAVNVSGDWLGTGLDNSAKTFPGARTVVKKDQIDASGAASIGDVLRRVPGVQATDNSSSAGSAISLNIGVRGLAGRFSPRSTVLLDGIPLAVAPYGQPQLSFAPVSLFNIESIDVVRSGGAVRYGPQNVGGVINFKTRSIPNTPGLTGDATVRQNIYTTGGGANTQYGLFLGTQMDNGLGLALLYSGMVGRDWRTGSNENVNDLALKWRYDITPSQQVYGKVSYYDAKSMTPGGLTAAQYNADPFQNTRPNDYWSGNRTGLDFGYLNTISETQEFELRTFFNESYRQSSLTNLSVLPLVTIHQPRNYQTFGIEPRYTQRLFLGPTAHDVTVGYRFVRERGDDNNFSTTLSNGKNSATTTFYNYTTANAVYIDDRMAWGNWRLTPGVRYEMIASQRVDKASGSTFRTDNNKPLPSVNLSYLVNSAWTIFADYSTSFGPVQNTQLNSMSASNPLQPEVARTYEIGTRWTDNRWRAELTAFKMKFDNQILQVPNVSPATFQNIGATNHDGIETALDYTFDRDSVLRGLNLYANFTYVRAIQKSGTTAGLDVPFYSRFTDTLGARYAIGQWTLNVSTTHQSSQYSDLANTEAQSADGTNGKVPGYRVWNLQAMYKLPFYKNADVTVGVNNVFDKRFYTRNTDQNGGIMVGAPRMVYVQGHFGF; this is encoded by the coding sequence ATGAAGATGTCCGAACGTCGCCGCGCGTCAGCGCCGGCCACTTTCAGCGCCGCCGCCATGTTGCCGGCAGCCCGCCTCCCCCGTGCCACCGCCTGTGCCGCCGCGCTGTTGATGGCGACACTCGGCGTCGCCCATGCGCAGCAGGCCAGCGATGCCGCCAACGGCGCCAGCGCCGCCAGCACCACGCGCGCCGCCAATGAAGCGAAGGCCGACGTCGAACTCGGTGCGGTCAACGTCTCGGGCGACTGGCTCGGTACGGGGCTGGATAACAGTGCGAAGACATTCCCGGGTGCACGCACGGTTGTGAAGAAAGACCAGATCGACGCCTCGGGCGCGGCAAGCATCGGCGACGTGCTGCGCCGCGTGCCGGGCGTGCAGGCCACCGACAACTCCAGCTCCGCCGGCAGCGCCATCTCGCTCAATATCGGCGTGCGCGGTCTCGCGGGTCGTTTCAGCCCGCGCTCGACCGTGCTGCTCGACGGCATTCCGCTCGCCGTGGCGCCCTACGGTCAGCCGCAGTTGTCGTTCGCCCCGGTCAGCCTCTTCAACATCGAGAGCATCGACGTCGTGCGTAGCGGCGGTGCCGTGCGCTACGGCCCGCAGAACGTGGGCGGCGTGATCAACTTCAAGACGCGCTCGATTCCGAACACGCCGGGCCTGACCGGCGACGCCACGGTGCGTCAGAACATTTACACCACCGGTGGCGGCGCCAACACGCAATACGGCCTGTTCCTCGGTACGCAGATGGACAACGGGCTGGGCCTCGCGTTGCTCTACTCGGGCATGGTCGGTCGCGACTGGCGCACGGGCAGCAACGAGAACGTGAACGACCTCGCGTTGAAGTGGCGCTACGACATCACGCCGAGCCAGCAGGTCTACGGTAAGGTCTCGTACTACGACGCCAAGTCGATGACACCGGGTGGCCTGACCGCTGCGCAGTACAACGCCGATCCGTTCCAGAACACGCGGCCGAACGACTACTGGAGCGGCAATCGCACCGGGCTCGACTTCGGCTACCTGAACACGATCTCGGAGACGCAGGAATTCGAGCTCCGCACGTTCTTCAACGAGAGCTACCGTCAAAGCTCGCTGACCAACTTGTCGGTGCTGCCGCTCGTGACCATTCACCAGCCGCGCAACTATCAGACGTTCGGCATCGAGCCGCGTTACACGCAGCGCCTGTTCCTCGGTCCGACGGCGCATGACGTCACGGTCGGCTATCGCTTCGTGCGCGAGCGCGGCGACGACAACAACTTCAGCACGACCCTGTCCAACGGCAAGAACTCGGCAACGACCACGTTCTACAACTACACCACGGCGAACGCGGTCTATATCGACGACCGCATGGCGTGGGGCAACTGGCGTCTGACGCCGGGCGTGCGCTACGAAATGATCGCCTCGCAGCGCGTCGACAAGGCCTCGGGCAGCACCTTCCGCACCGACAACAACAAGCCGCTGCCGTCGGTGAACCTGTCGTATCTGGTGAACAGCGCGTGGACGATCTTCGCGGACTACAGCACGTCGTTCGGCCCGGTGCAGAACACGCAGTTGAACTCGATGTCGGCGTCGAACCCGCTTCAGCCGGAAGTGGCGCGCACGTACGAAATCGGCACGCGCTGGACGGACAACCGCTGGCGCGCCGAGTTGACGGCGTTCAAGATGAAGTTCGACAACCAGATTCTGCAAGTGCCGAACGTCAGCCCGGCCACCTTCCAGAACATCGGTGCAACGAATCACGACGGTATCGAAACCGCGCTCGACTACACTTTCGACCGCGACAGCGTGCTGCGCGGCCTGAACCTGTACGCGAACTTCACCTACGTGCGTGCGATCCAGAAGTCGGGCACGACGGCCGGTCTCGACGTGCCGTTCTACTCGCGCTTTACCGACACGCTCGGCGCGCGCTACGCGATCGGCCAGTGGACCCTCAACGTCTCGACCACGCACCAGAGCTCGCAGTACTCGGACTTGGCGAACACCGAAGCGCAATCGGCCGACGGCACCAACGGCAAGGTGCCGGGTTACCGTGTGTGGAATCTGCAAGCGATGTACAAGCTGCCGTTCTACAAGAACGCCGATGTCACCGTGGGCGTGAACAACGTCTTCGATAAGCGCTTCTATACGCGTAACACCGATCAGAACGGCGGCATCATGGTTGGCGCCCCGCGCATGGTCTACGTGCAGGGCCACTTCGGGTTCTAA